One Clostridia bacterium DNA window includes the following coding sequences:
- a CDS encoding M48 family metallopeptidase: MQNKVLYKDKIIEYTIILSNRKSVGISVSVKNGVRVSAPHWVGRKQIEDIVNQKAEWIARKLEELSERQPASIRKELADDTDLLYLGRILYLKLVEDRNIKKSSLRTAGDMIIITLPNGLGKEEYGERIRKIVVEWYRERAMEVLNERVQIFSPAMGVRASEIKIKQQKTRWGSCSSRGNINFNWKLVMFPLDIIDYVVVHELAHLKVLNHSKKFWEVVGSVMPDYKTREKQLREYARKLDSIE; this comes from the coding sequence AAAGTGTTGTATAAAGACAAAATAATTGAATATACCATAATATTAAGTAATCGGAAGTCTGTAGGAATATCTGTCAGTGTAAAAAACGGCGTGAGGGTATCGGCTCCACACTGGGTTGGCAGAAAGCAGATTGAAGATATAGTAAACCAAAAAGCGGAGTGGATTGCAAGGAAGCTTGAAGAGCTTTCGGAAAGGCAACCTGCCAGCATCAGAAAAGAGCTGGCAGATGATACTGATCTGCTATACCTGGGAAGGATTCTTTATCTCAAACTCGTCGAAGATAGAAACATAAAAAAATCCTCCCTCAGAACTGCCGGGGATATGATTATAATTACGCTGCCCAACGGGCTGGGAAAAGAAGAATATGGGGAGCGGATAAGGAAGATTGTCGTAGAGTGGTACAGGGAACGTGCAATGGAAGTACTGAATGAACGTGTCCAGATTTTTTCTCCCGCAATGGGCGTAAGAGCTTCAGAGATAAAGATAAAACAGCAAAAGACAAGATGGGGCAGCTGCAGCAGCCGTGGGAATATAAATTTTAACTGGAAGCTCGTTATGTTTCCGCTGGATATAATTGACTATGTGGTGGTACATGAATTAGCGCACCTGAAGGTTTTAAACCATTCAAAGAAATTCTGGGAGGTTGTCGGTTCAGTAATGCCTGACTACAAAACCAGAGAAAAGCAGCTAAGGGAATATGCCCGAAAACTTGATTCGATTGAATAA